Proteins from one Candidatus Zixiibacteriota bacterium genomic window:
- the greA gene encoding transcription elongation factor GreA — protein sequence MSGSGWVYLSPEGLEKLTGELKRLKTVERPRIVAEISRARDHGDLSENAEYHAAKERQVLLERKIAELEDTLRRAKTVDHTTTDSDKAYLLSYVVVRELRSGEEIRYQLVSPEEADFDADRISVQSPVGRALLGKGRGDRVTVQVPAGQIVYDVLDVQRPS from the coding sequence GTGAGCGGCTCCGGCTGGGTCTATCTGTCGCCCGAAGGGCTCGAGAAGCTCACCGGCGAGCTCAAGCGGCTCAAGACCGTGGAGCGCCCGCGCATCGTCGCGGAGATCTCGCGGGCCCGCGACCACGGCGATCTGTCGGAAAACGCCGAGTATCACGCCGCCAAGGAACGGCAGGTCCTGCTGGAGCGGAAGATCGCCGAACTGGAGGATACGCTGCGCCGCGCCAAGACGGTCGATCACACTACTACCGATAGTGACAAAGCGTATCTATTATCATATGTAGTCGTCCGCGAACTCCGTTCCGGCGAGGAGATCCGCTACCAGCTCGTCTCGCCCGAAGAGGCGGACTTCGACGCCGATCGCATCTCCGTGCAATCCCCCGTGGGCCGTGCCTTGCTCGGGAAGGGCAGGGGCGACCGTGTGACCGTCCAGGTGCCCGCCGGCCAGATCGTCTACGACGTCCTCGACGTGCAACGTCCGTCGTAG